A region from the Thermoanaerobaculia bacterium genome encodes:
- a CDS encoding aspartate--ammonia ligase produces MLDKKADLAGPGISTYEDVAKILPDNYAPLLDRKETQKATAAVKRYIEDGLCRELNLFRVEVPLIVTEESGVNDYLDRDGSRTPVSFPCGLGIEPRLRAQVVQAATKWKRMALKQFDCAVGEGIVTDMRAVRKDYFLDHDHSSYVDQWDWEKVITAADRNLATLESSVKAIWKVIKGAEDFALREFPRLATSKYPRLPDELVFLHAEEILEMYPDLPRKQRETAILQKYPAVFIIGIGWVLEDGYPHEMRAADYDDWVTPTVSKSGKPMHGLNGDILVWNPVTRRRHELSSMGIRVTKETLRQQLEISGQTEFLKLPYHQAILNDRIPLSIGGGIGQSRTVMYLLRTAHLGEVSSTVWPKRLKEICAAKNIHVIE; encoded by the coding sequence GTGCTCGACAAGAAGGCCGACCTCGCAGGCCCAGGTATCAGTACCTACGAGGATGTCGCCAAGATCCTGCCGGACAACTACGCTCCGCTGCTCGATCGCAAGGAGACCCAGAAGGCGACTGCCGCGGTCAAGCGGTACATCGAGGACGGTCTGTGCCGCGAGCTCAACCTCTTCCGCGTCGAGGTGCCGCTGATCGTCACCGAGGAGAGCGGCGTCAACGACTACCTCGACCGCGACGGCTCCCGCACGCCGGTCTCGTTCCCCTGCGGTCTCGGCATCGAGCCGCGTTTGCGCGCCCAGGTCGTGCAGGCGGCGACCAAGTGGAAGCGGATGGCGCTCAAGCAGTTCGATTGCGCCGTCGGCGAAGGCATCGTCACCGACATGCGAGCGGTCCGCAAGGACTACTTCCTCGACCATGACCACAGCTCCTACGTCGACCAGTGGGACTGGGAAAAAGTGATCACCGCCGCCGACCGCAACCTCGCCACACTCGAGTCGTCGGTCAAAGCGATCTGGAAGGTGATCAAGGGCGCCGAGGATTTCGCCCTCAGGGAGTTTCCCAGGCTCGCTACTTCCAAGTACCCGCGTCTACCCGACGAGCTCGTCTTCCTGCACGCCGAAGAGATTCTCGAGATGTACCCGGATCTGCCGCGCAAGCAGCGCGAGACGGCGATCCTGCAGAAGTACCCGGCGGTCTTCATCATCGGCATCGGCTGGGTGCTCGAAGACGGCTACCCGCACGAGATGCGCGCCGCCGACTACGACGACTGGGTCACTCCGACGGTCTCGAAGTCCGGCAAGCCGATGCACGGCCTGAACGGCGACATTCTGGTCTGGAACCCGGTGACCCGGCGCCGCCACGAGCTCTCTTCGATGGGCATCCGCGTCACCAAGGAGACGCTTCGGCAGCAACTCGAGATCTCCGGCCAGACGGAGTTCCTGAAGCTGCCGTATCACCAGGCGATTCTCAACGACCGGATCCCGCTTTCGATCGGCGGCGGCATCGGCCAATCGCGCACCGTCATGTATCTGCTGCGTACCGCTCATCTGGGCGAAGTGAGCTCGACCGTCTGGCCGAAGCGGCTCAAGGAGATCTGCGCAGCGAAGAACATCCACGTCATCGAGTAG
- a CDS encoding protein kinase encodes MTKLDCRRCGSPIPLPAAATLQPSAVVVCAQCGARYARRSGSSSASTLAPGTAIPTPEPVSGSPPASPRSAPPLSASSTPTASGHSMPQGSTLRLGQSPTTLFQAGERISERYSIRRFIARGGMGEVYEAEDLELRQVVALKTVHPRDAAHEIAIERFKREIHLARKVTHANVCRIYDVGYHARADGTSVIYLTMEFLEGETLASRLRREGPLSPAESLPIARQMIAALSAAHAAGVIHRDFKSENVYLVPGPDGSRVVVTDFGVARGVEHDQFSAQVTIADAAVGTPAYMAPEQIEGGSATAAIDQYALGVVLFEMVTGNLPFAGETPLATAVKRLTQAPPSPEELTPGLDPAWVAVIRRCLARYPGERFPSVLDALRALAGEAGAPAAGSSSPDSAVFAPPTGEVVAAGSLTAGAAEPAAPALDRKPPDPKRRKQLWLLAAVSLVLALALVQAVVRVRRSLESPLGETGEVRRAVAVVPFRNLAQRAEFEWLSVALAEMVASELRAGRGLRTISAEDVARAGVDLGLAATDQPSGDVIANLRSRLGTDFLVLGSYTVLGGGESATVRLAVRIEDAAKAETLGESVATGGEQELFQLVSKVGTDLRQLLGSAARDSQAAAIASAPTNPRAARLYSEGLLKLRSFEPSAARELLEQAAAAEPGHPMIHAALAQTWAALGFEQRAEQEATRALEQGAGLPPEERLGVEGLAAELHRDWPRAQEIYARLWTAFPDDLEYGLRLTRSQIDGGRPDAALLTIAALRALPDPDRGNPRIDLAESAAALAISDFALQRDAAARAASRAEALNAPLLVAEARLREAEALRRLGDSAGATAASESSRRLFVAAGDRAGEAAALTVAAAALFERGDLEAARAANGEALDRFREVGDRRGVARSLNSLAVLSRNLGELGRARALYEEALQVLAEVGDRRGTAYTRNNLAAASVEEGRLQAARREVTDALTVFRQLNDPSGIADALLNLGTIEHQQGELVAAQQHLEEALAKKRDLGQKMGEAAAMVALGSLAIDRGDLASAGNSLEAATALARETASRAVLSNALAAQVEMALESDDFTHARMWAEESIALRRELGRRGKVDESRLLLARIGLESGEIRAVLPDLEALAAEESPGRAPDLAAAIELARARALAGLGRIGEARAALARGAALSFASEGLEIQLLAAAAALATEIAGARPLEGLALEPGQAITVATTKGFAIQALELEMLVLRDRSRDGGGGEVAAGLRRIAAAASESGALRIARLAETAAASL; translated from the coding sequence ATGACGAAGCTCGATTGCCGCCGGTGCGGCAGCCCGATTCCGCTCCCGGCCGCGGCCACCCTCCAGCCGTCTGCGGTCGTCGTCTGCGCCCAGTGCGGCGCGCGCTACGCCCGGCGCTCCGGCTCATCGAGCGCCTCGACTCTGGCCCCCGGCACCGCCATCCCGACCCCGGAGCCCGTCTCCGGGTCTCCCCCAGCGTCCCCGCGGTCGGCTCCTCCGCTCTCCGCCTCTTCGACTCCGACGGCCTCCGGGCACTCGATGCCGCAAGGATCCACGCTGCGTCTGGGACAGTCGCCGACGACCCTCTTCCAGGCCGGCGAGCGGATCTCGGAGCGCTACAGCATCCGTCGCTTCATCGCACGGGGCGGCATGGGCGAGGTCTACGAGGCCGAAGATCTCGAGCTCCGGCAGGTGGTGGCCCTGAAGACCGTGCACCCGCGCGACGCCGCACACGAGATCGCGATCGAGCGCTTCAAGCGCGAGATTCACCTGGCGCGCAAGGTCACCCACGCCAACGTCTGCCGGATCTACGACGTCGGCTACCACGCGCGAGCGGACGGGACCTCGGTGATCTATCTCACGATGGAGTTTCTCGAAGGCGAGACGCTCGCGAGCCGACTCCGGCGCGAGGGCCCCCTGTCGCCGGCCGAGAGCCTGCCGATTGCCCGGCAGATGATCGCAGCTCTATCTGCCGCCCATGCTGCCGGCGTCATTCATCGCGACTTCAAGAGCGAGAACGTCTATCTGGTGCCCGGACCGGACGGCAGCCGCGTCGTGGTCACCGACTTCGGGGTCGCCCGCGGCGTCGAGCACGACCAGTTCTCCGCGCAGGTGACGATCGCGGACGCCGCGGTCGGCACCCCGGCCTACATGGCGCCGGAGCAGATCGAGGGCGGGTCGGCGACGGCGGCGATCGACCAGTACGCCCTTGGGGTCGTTCTCTTCGAGATGGTGACCGGAAACCTGCCGTTCGCGGGCGAGACACCGCTCGCGACCGCCGTCAAGCGCCTGACGCAGGCTCCGCCCTCGCCGGAGGAGCTCACTCCGGGCCTGGATCCGGCCTGGGTGGCCGTCATTCGCCGCTGCCTGGCGCGCTATCCGGGCGAGCGTTTCCCATCCGTCCTCGACGCCCTCCGGGCGCTCGCCGGCGAGGCCGGCGCGCCCGCGGCGGGCTCGTCCTCTCCTGACTCCGCGGTTTTCGCTCCACCCACGGGCGAAGTCGTCGCGGCCGGTTCCTTGACCGCTGGAGCCGCGGAGCCGGCGGCGCCGGCGCTCGATCGGAAACCTCCGGATCCGAAACGCCGGAAGCAGCTCTGGCTGCTCGCCGCCGTTTCGCTCGTCCTCGCCCTGGCGCTCGTCCAGGCCGTCGTGCGCGTCCGGCGGTCGCTCGAGTCGCCGCTCGGCGAGACCGGGGAGGTCCGGCGCGCGGTCGCAGTCGTGCCGTTCCGCAACCTCGCCCAGCGCGCCGAGTTCGAGTGGCTGTCGGTGGCGCTCGCCGAGATGGTGGCCTCCGAGTTGCGTGCCGGCCGGGGTCTGCGCACCATCTCCGCTGAGGACGTGGCGCGGGCCGGAGTCGATCTCGGCCTGGCGGCGACCGACCAACCCTCGGGCGACGTCATCGCCAATCTGCGCTCTCGCCTGGGAACCGACTTTCTCGTCCTCGGCTCGTACACCGTGCTCGGAGGCGGCGAGTCGGCCACGGTCCGCCTGGCAGTCCGCATCGAGGACGCCGCGAAGGCCGAGACCCTCGGAGAGTCGGTCGCGACCGGCGGCGAACAGGAGCTCTTTCAGTTGGTCTCCAAGGTCGGAACCGACCTTCGGCAGCTCCTGGGCAGCGCCGCGCGCGATTCGCAAGCGGCCGCGATCGCCTCGGCGCCGACGAATCCGCGCGCCGCACGCCTCTATTCCGAAGGGCTGTTGAAGCTGCGCAGCTTCGAGCCAAGCGCCGCGCGCGAGCTTCTCGAGCAGGCAGCGGCCGCGGAGCCCGGACATCCGATGATCCATGCGGCCCTTGCCCAGACCTGGGCCGCCCTCGGCTTCGAGCAGCGCGCCGAGCAGGAGGCGACCCGGGCCCTCGAGCAGGGGGCGGGGCTGCCGCCCGAGGAGCGGCTCGGAGTCGAGGGGCTGGCGGCGGAGCTGCATCGCGATTGGCCGCGTGCGCAGGAGATCTACGCCCGCCTCTGGACAGCGTTTCCGGACGATCTCGAGTACGGCCTGAGACTCACCCGCTCCCAGATCGACGGTGGACGTCCGGATGCGGCTCTGCTCACCATCGCGGCGCTGCGCGCGCTTCCCGATCCGGACCGCGGCAATCCCCGGATCGACCTCGCCGAGTCGGCCGCCGCTCTCGCGATCTCCGACTTCGCCCTCCAGCGCGACGCCGCAGCGCGCGCCGCCTCCCGGGCCGAAGCGCTGAATGCGCCGCTCCTGGTGGCGGAGGCTCGCCTGCGCGAAGCTGAAGCGCTCCGCCGGCTCGGCGATTCGGCCGGCGCGACGGCGGCGAGCGAGTCGTCCCGCCGGCTCTTCGTCGCCGCCGGCGACCGGGCAGGCGAGGCCGCGGCGTTGACGGTTGCGGCAGCGGCCCTCTTCGAGCGTGGTGATCTCGAGGCGGCCCGCGCCGCGAACGGCGAGGCACTCGACCGTTTTCGCGAGGTCGGCGATCGCCGGGGCGTCGCCCGAAGCCTCAACAGTCTCGCGGTGCTTTCCCGCAACCTCGGCGAGCTCGGCCGAGCGCGGGCACTTTACGAAGAGGCCCTGCAGGTTCTCGCGGAGGTCGGCGATCGGCGCGGGACGGCTTACACGCGCAATAACCTCGCCGCAGCGAGCGTCGAAGAGGGGCGGCTCCAGGCGGCCCGGAGAGAGGTCACGGATGCGCTGACGGTCTTCCGCCAACTGAACGACCCGAGCGGGATCGCCGACGCGCTGCTCAATCTTGGGACGATCGAGCACCAGCAGGGCGAGCTCGTAGCCGCCCAACAGCACCTCGAAGAGGCGCTGGCGAAGAAGAGGGATCTGGGTCAGAAGATGGGCGAAGCGGCCGCGATGGTGGCGTTGGGAAGCCTCGCCATCGACCGCGGCGACCTCGCCTCGGCCGGGAACAGCCTCGAGGCTGCGACGGCGCTGGCGCGCGAGACCGCGAGCCGTGCGGTGCTCTCCAATGCCCTCGCAGCGCAAGTCGAGATGGCTCTCGAGAGCGACGACTTCACCCACGCCCGGATGTGGGCGGAGGAATCGATCGCCCTGCGGCGCGAGCTCGGTCGGCGCGGCAAGGTCGACGAGAGCCGGCTGCTCCTGGCGAGGATCGGGCTCGAAAGTGGCGAGATCCGCGCCGTTCTTCCCGATCTCGAGGCCCTGGCGGCGGAGGAATCGCCCGGACGCGCGCCCGACCTCGCAGCGGCGATCGAGCTCGCCCGGGCTCGCGCCTTGGCGGGGCTCGGACGGATCGGCGAGGCGCGCGCGGCGCTCGCGCGCGGAGCGGCCCTGTCTTTTGCGAGCGAGGGCCTGGAGATCCAGCTGCTCGCGGCGGCCGCGGCGCTGGCGACGGAGATCGCAGGCGCCAGGCCGCTCGAAGGACTCGCGCTCGAACCCGGTCAGGCGATCACGGTTGCCACCACGAAGGGTTTCGCCATCCAGGCGCTCGAGCTCGAGATGCTTGTCCTGCGTGACCGCAGCCGTGACGGTGGCGGCGGGGAGGTCGCTGCCGGCCTGCGCCGAATCGCCGCTGCGGCCTCCGAATCCGGGGCATTGCGCATCGCTCGCCTGGCGGAGACCGCGGCAGCCTCCCTCTGA